A window of Corticium candelabrum chromosome 3, ooCorCand1.1, whole genome shotgun sequence contains these coding sequences:
- the LOC134177579 gene encoding actin-like, giving the protein MEVHRIPSITIDNGHGFMKAGFSEEKQLPTVTIPCRDDVLLGDFVVEKVQEERLPTVNLDSLKEMWKDALYRLKADPAEYIIVLTANRLFTEKDKYDIADIMWEEFGAEGLAICNESSFPMIWYGKQTGVYVDCGELITSVVVFHDGRRLSDNVLNFGGRDVTLKLLSSLQQNGYDQFDSQNLDHLKKIKKIKHEYGRISTDNEKEMHLAYQTEPTSVLCQLEPQQVLVMRNEHFTCSEGLFHPHHFGKRQSGIHHAVCRAIVSQPIDKQAALYESILLCGGTTLLKSVSERLSTEIANFMKVRTPVKVIAHEGREHSTAYGIPISVRQAVRSQPLEMQVKLYNFVVPCGGCSMLPYFVERFAHDVKRLENRLAPHINIHHNLDREYSAWYGANEIGRMDSDFFESVMLTRSMDHEKGEATFREKQMSTETVKRKPRPPEDRFEDDK; this is encoded by the exons ATGGAAGTTCATCGTATTCCATCAATTACTATCGACAACGGACATGGCTTTATGAAAGCTGGGTTCAGTGAAGAGAAACAGCTTCCTACCGTGACGATCCCATGTCGTGATGACGTCCTGCTAGGCGATTTTGTTGTAGAAAAAGTTCAGGAAGAAAGACTCCCTACCGTAAATCTTGATTCTCTGAAAGAG ATGTGGAAAGACGCACTATATAGACTGAAAGCTGATCCAGCTGAGTACATCATCGTACTCACTGCAAATCGATTGTTTACGGAAAAAGACAAGTACGATATAGCAGACATTATGTGGGAAGAATTCGGAGCAGAAGGACTGGCCATCTGCAACGAATCTTCTTTCCCAATGATTTGgtatggcaaacagacaggtgtCTATGTAGACTGCGGTGAATTGATCACTTCTGTTGTCGTCTTTCACGACGGCCGACGTCTTAGTGACAATGTGCTCAATTTTGGTGGTCGGGATGTTACTCTAAAGCTTTTGTCAAGCCTACAGCAAAATGGATACGACCAGTTCGACTCACAAAATCTTGACCATCTTaagaaaatcaaaaaaatCAAACACGAATACGGACGGATAAGTACTGACAATGAAAAAGAGATGCATCTTGCATACCAGACTGAGCCAACCTCAGTTCTCTGCCAACTAGAACCACAACAA GTTCTTGTTATGCGCAATGAGCATTTTACCTGCTCAGAGGGTTTGTTTCATCCTCATCACTTTGGTAAACGTCAGAGTGGAATCCACCACGCGGTGTGCCGAGCCATCGTGTCACAACCCATAGATAAACAAGCCGCACTCTACGAATCCATACTTTTGTGCGGCGGCACCACATTGCTGAAGTCAGTTTCGGAAAGATTGTCGACCGAAATTGCCAATTTTATGAAGGTCAGAACGCCTGTCAAAGTCATTGCTCATGAGGGTCGTGAACACAGC ACCGCATATGGAATTCCTATAAGTGTGCGTCAAGCCGTTCGATCTCAACCTCTAGAAATGCAGGTAAAACTCTACAACTTCGTCGTTCCGTGCGGTGGCTGCTCGATGTTACCGTACTTTGTCGAGCGGTTCGCCCATGATGTAAAGAGATTAGAAAATCGCCTCGCTCCTCATATCAATATCCATCACAATCTTGACCGCGAATACAGCGCCTGGTACGGTGCCAACGAAATTGGCCGTATGGACTCTGACTTCTTCGAGTCTGTGATGCTCACCAGATCTATGGACCATGAAAAGGGTGAAGCTACATTTCGAGAAAAGCAGATGTCGACAGAGACTGTGAAGAGAAAGCCACGTCCGCCAGAAGATCGGTTTGAAGACGACAAATAG